A genomic segment from Fuerstiella sp. encodes:
- the yajC gene encoding preprotein translocase subunit YajC — MSWNRFILGLNDFLIIAQAGDTGGGGATEVEQPNPLASLLPMVIIGFIFYFIVMRPQLKAQKEKRQQHEQLMSNLKKNDKVVTVGGIIGTVAEVSEDRVTLKTDDSTRIRFTRNSIQELLSDRKDAAK; from the coding sequence GTGAGCTGGAATCGATTCATACTCGGTCTGAATGACTTCCTGATTATCGCACAAGCCGGCGACACAGGTGGCGGTGGTGCAACGGAGGTCGAACAGCCAAATCCACTGGCGTCGCTGCTGCCAATGGTTATTATCGGATTCATTTTTTACTTCATTGTCATGCGACCTCAACTGAAAGCTCAGAAGGAAAAACGTCAGCAGCACGAACAGCTGATGTCCAATCTGAAGAAGAATGACAAAGTGGTTACTGTTGGCGGCATCATTGGCACGGTTGCTGAGGTCTCTGAGGACCGTGTGACACTGAAAACCGACGACAGTACACGAATCAGATTCACCCGGAACAGTATTCAGGAACTGCTGAGCGACAGAAAAGACGCCGCCAAGTAA
- the tgt gene encoding tRNA guanosine(34) transglycosylase Tgt: MASAFSFKLEAVDSETFARAGRWTTPHGDVETPAFMPVGTLGTVKGLLPEQLRLAGVQMVLANTYHLALRPGSELVRDLGGLHRFMDWEGPILTDSGGFQVFSLARLRQLDDEKAVFRSHIDGSLLELSPERAIRIQEDLGADCIMCLDECAPADDSPERLRQAVDRTTLWAQRCQDAQQRTDQALFGIVQGGIDEALRTRSTEGLVPLNFPGYAVGGLSVGESPADMYTTLDFTVPQLPENRPRYLMGVGTPTDLIEAVSRGIDLFDCVMPTRHGRNAMAFTSRGKIRLRNAAHARDESPLDAECCCITCQRYSRAYLRHLFISGEMLGPILLSLHNTTFYQMLVRELRIAVNNGTVAEFRANQLAQWNGQT, encoded by the coding sequence GTGGCCAGTGCATTTTCATTCAAACTGGAAGCGGTCGATTCAGAAACATTCGCACGCGCAGGTCGGTGGACAACGCCTCATGGTGATGTGGAAACTCCGGCGTTCATGCCGGTTGGGACATTGGGAACTGTGAAAGGCCTGTTGCCGGAACAGCTGAGGCTGGCCGGTGTCCAAATGGTGCTGGCAAACACATACCATTTGGCATTGCGTCCTGGTTCCGAACTGGTACGTGATCTGGGCGGTCTTCATCGTTTCATGGACTGGGAAGGCCCGATCCTGACCGACAGCGGCGGATTTCAGGTTTTCAGTCTTGCTCGGCTTCGACAGCTGGATGACGAAAAGGCGGTCTTCCGGTCGCATATCGATGGCAGCCTGCTGGAATTGTCACCGGAACGAGCTATCCGGATTCAGGAGGATCTGGGGGCTGACTGCATTATGTGCCTCGACGAGTGTGCTCCGGCTGACGACTCTCCGGAAAGACTGCGTCAGGCGGTCGACCGGACAACCCTGTGGGCTCAGCGTTGTCAGGATGCCCAACAAAGGACCGACCAGGCCCTGTTTGGAATTGTTCAGGGCGGCATCGATGAAGCTCTTCGGACAAGATCAACCGAAGGACTGGTTCCTCTGAACTTCCCGGGATATGCGGTGGGCGGACTCAGTGTTGGCGAGTCTCCCGCTGACATGTACACAACACTGGATTTCACAGTTCCACAGCTTCCGGAGAACCGTCCAAGGTATCTGATGGGGGTCGGCACGCCTACGGATCTAATTGAAGCAGTTAGTCGGGGAATCGATCTTTTTGACTGTGTGATGCCAACACGTCACGGCCGCAACGCGATGGCATTCACCAGCCGTGGCAAAATTCGCCTGCGAAATGCGGCGCATGCCAGAGACGAAAGCCCCCTGGATGCGGAATGTTGCTGTATAACCTGCCAACGATATTCCAGAGCTTACCTCAGACATCTGTTCATCTCAGGGGAAATGCTGGGACCTATCCTGTTGTCTCTCCATAACACCACGTTTTACCAGATGCTGGTGCGTGAACTCCGAATTGCAGTAAACAACGGTACAGTGGCTGAGTTCCGGGCGAATCAGCTTGCCCAGTGGAACGGCCAGACCTAA
- a CDS encoding cation acetate symporter, protein MIYEAASEAVVLFFLFVGFTLGLSFWFGRKAKSSAGYFTAHGEIPWFVNGIAFAGDYLSAASFLGICGMIAFYGYDGFLYSIGYLAGWIVALFVVAEPMKRLGKFTFADALDARFNSSGIRTAAGISTLVVSIFYLIPQMVGAGVLVQPLLGFEHWQGVLLVGAVVILIVVTAGMVSTTWVQFLKGSLLVVFSAILTWLILDRGFEVRNGGEDGYEFTTFNVSRSVLESCDVPIPELGGRQIVPPEGVWKDSPEFLRLQDPDSDRTTYWFLDSEEGAESVRVVEAQSITKQTGQPDLVNGEERGTKKGEAELHPIGYISRLPNGQKSTGPVGLSSFFSILRNSEIVLWRSKAVKVSDDITTTIYYQKNTPGSHILRPGEHPRFAGIRGTDVWGRLNFISLMLALFCGTASLPHILIRYYTVKDEQSARKSTIVGIASIGFFYILTLYLGLGAMTSGAMDVTNTNMAAPLLAKSMNTWLFAAISAIAFTTVLGTVSGLILASAGAVTHDLVSNFRRDPLTDAQQVRVAKISSVFVGGIAIVLGIVFRGLNVSYLVGWAFSVAASANLPALIMILFWRGVTRQGVIAAIIVGMTSSLGWILLSADTFQKVYGIDSGGYTPFTQPGIVTIPLGFATLIMVSLLTRESGQNTV, encoded by the coding sequence GTGATTTACGAAGCTGCTTCGGAAGCGGTTGTGCTGTTCTTTCTGTTCGTTGGATTCACACTGGGACTCAGCTTCTGGTTCGGTCGAAAAGCAAAATCTTCAGCCGGTTATTTCACAGCGCACGGTGAAATACCGTGGTTTGTTAACGGAATCGCATTTGCCGGCGATTATCTGTCCGCCGCATCATTCCTTGGTATCTGCGGAATGATCGCGTTTTACGGCTATGACGGTTTCCTGTACTCAATCGGATATCTGGCCGGCTGGATTGTGGCATTATTTGTAGTTGCCGAACCGATGAAGCGCCTGGGCAAGTTCACATTCGCGGACGCGCTCGATGCAAGATTCAATTCGTCCGGAATTCGTACCGCGGCCGGTATCAGCACTCTGGTGGTCAGTATCTTTTATCTCATTCCCCAGATGGTTGGTGCCGGAGTTCTCGTCCAGCCGCTGCTGGGGTTTGAACACTGGCAGGGAGTCCTGCTGGTTGGTGCCGTGGTGATCCTGATCGTGGTGACAGCCGGCATGGTGTCCACCACATGGGTACAGTTTCTGAAGGGTTCACTGCTGGTCGTATTCAGCGCAATTCTCACCTGGCTCATTCTTGACCGTGGATTCGAAGTCAGGAACGGTGGTGAAGACGGCTACGAATTTACAACCTTCAATGTGTCACGCTCTGTTCTCGAATCCTGTGACGTACCGATACCGGAACTGGGCGGTCGGCAAATCGTACCACCGGAAGGAGTCTGGAAAGATTCGCCGGAATTCCTGCGGCTTCAAGATCCTGACTCTGACCGGACAACTTACTGGTTTCTTGATTCCGAAGAAGGTGCGGAATCGGTCCGCGTGGTGGAAGCACAAAGCATTACGAAACAGACCGGACAGCCTGACCTCGTCAACGGGGAAGAACGGGGCACAAAAAAGGGAGAAGCCGAACTGCATCCGATCGGATATATCAGCCGACTTCCCAATGGACAGAAATCAACCGGTCCCGTCGGTCTGAGTTCTTTTTTCAGTATTCTGCGGAATAGTGAAATTGTGCTGTGGCGCAGCAAGGCTGTCAAAGTCTCAGACGATATCACCACAACCATCTACTATCAGAAAAATACTCCCGGCAGCCATATTCTCCGCCCCGGTGAACATCCACGATTTGCCGGAATCCGAGGTACAGATGTTTGGGGCAGGCTGAATTTCATCTCGTTAATGCTGGCCCTGTTTTGCGGTACCGCATCGCTGCCGCACATTCTGATTCGATATTATACGGTGAAAGATGAACAGAGTGCCCGGAAAAGCACAATCGTGGGTATCGCCAGTATCGGCTTCTTCTACATACTGACCCTTTATCTCGGGCTCGGAGCGATGACCAGCGGAGCCATGGATGTCACGAACACCAATATGGCCGCCCCACTGCTGGCGAAAAGTATGAATACGTGGCTGTTTGCGGCAATCTCCGCAATCGCGTTCACAACGGTACTCGGAACGGTCAGTGGATTGATTCTGGCCTCCGCCGGCGCTGTGACTCATGATCTGGTCAGTAATTTTCGCCGTGATCCGCTGACTGATGCACAGCAGGTCCGGGTCGCAAAAATTTCTTCAGTGTTTGTCGGTGGAATTGCCATCGTGCTGGGGATTGTCTTCAGAGGACTGAACGTCAGCTACCTGGTTGGCTGGGCATTCAGTGTTGCGGCATCTGCTAACCTACCTGCATTGATTATGATTTTGTTTTGGCGGGGTGTCACTCGCCAGGGGGTGATTGCGGCCATCATCGTGGGGATGACCTCCTCACTTGGCTGGATTCTGCTCAGCGCAGATACCTTTCAGAAAGTCTACGGCATTGATTCGGGAGGTTACACACCGTTTACCCAGCCAGGTATCGTCACGATCCCACTTGGATTTGCGACTCTGATTATGGTTTCTTTGCTGACACGGGAGAGCGGTCAGAACACGGTGTAA
- a CDS encoding DUF485 domain-containing protein: protein METRSNPLGMTLFCVYLVIYTGFVLINALAPQVMEWTPLGGLNLAILYGFALIIIAFVLSIVYGFLAGQYDRQTNSTNDGGAP, encoded by the coding sequence ATGGAAACACGCAGCAATCCACTCGGTATGACACTGTTCTGTGTCTATCTGGTGATCTACACCGGTTTTGTGCTGATCAACGCCCTGGCTCCTCAAGTCATGGAGTGGACTCCGCTGGGTGGTCTGAACCTGGCGATCCTGTACGGATTCGCTCTGATCATCATCGCTTTCGTCCTTTCCATCGTTTACGGATTTCTTGCCGGGCAGTACGACAGGCAGACAAACTCCACAAATGACGGAGGTGCTCCGTGA
- a CDS encoding DUF1501 domain-containing protein, which translates to MDRFSLLQNTRRWFLSNCPTGMGAMALSSLMGNDIFGNPLTASSDPVAGKTGEFPARAKRIIYLHMAGGPSQLDLYDYKPKLSALNGQLCPAEFHEGQRFAFIKGHPKLLGTPFKFGRHGQCGATMSEHVPHLAGIVDDLCFVKSMQTDQFNHAPAQLFMQTGSPILGRPSMGAWLSYGLGTENQDFPAFVVLMSGKRGPSGGTSLWGNGFLPGIHQGVRLRSQGDPVLYLNDPEGMSRQQRRMTIDRIRALNELRLRSVGNPAITTRIEQFELAYRMQRSVPELMAMDREPEHIHKLYGIESGRRSFANNCLLARRLVESGVRFVQLYHWGWDSHGQDRGESLRYSFVERCQQTDQATAALITDLKQRGLLEDTLVVWGGEFGRTPMAEGRSKVYIGRDHHQHAFTIWLAGAGVKPGFSYGQTDELGYMPVENPVHVHDLQATILHLMGIDHEQLTYRYQGRDFRLTDVHGQVVDAVLT; encoded by the coding sequence ATGGATCGATTCAGTCTGCTTCAGAATACCCGACGCTGGTTCCTGTCGAACTGTCCGACCGGCATGGGTGCGATGGCACTGTCATCGCTGATGGGAAATGACATATTCGGAAACCCGCTGACGGCGTCATCAGATCCAGTTGCGGGAAAAACAGGCGAGTTTCCGGCACGCGCCAAACGCATCATCTACCTCCACATGGCAGGAGGACCGTCACAGCTGGACCTGTATGATTACAAGCCAAAACTTTCGGCGTTGAACGGTCAGTTATGTCCTGCTGAATTCCATGAGGGGCAGCGATTCGCGTTCATTAAGGGGCATCCTAAACTGCTGGGAACGCCGTTCAAATTCGGCCGTCATGGTCAGTGCGGTGCCACGATGTCGGAACATGTTCCTCACCTTGCCGGAATTGTTGACGACCTGTGCTTTGTGAAGTCGATGCAGACAGATCAATTTAATCATGCACCGGCACAGTTATTCATGCAGACCGGATCGCCCATCCTGGGCCGACCCAGTATGGGTGCCTGGCTGTCTTACGGTCTGGGCACTGAAAACCAGGATTTCCCGGCGTTCGTGGTACTGATGTCCGGCAAACGCGGACCCAGCGGCGGCACATCTCTATGGGGTAATGGTTTTCTGCCGGGAATTCATCAGGGAGTGCGGCTGCGATCTCAGGGGGACCCCGTACTTTACCTGAACGATCCGGAGGGGATGAGTCGTCAGCAGCGCCGGATGACAATTGACCGAATTCGGGCGTTAAATGAATTACGACTTCGGTCGGTGGGAAACCCGGCAATCACAACACGAATCGAACAGTTCGAACTCGCCTACAGGATGCAGCGCAGTGTTCCGGAGTTAATGGCGATGGATCGGGAACCTGAACACATTCACAAACTGTATGGAATCGAGTCGGGCCGCCGGTCTTTCGCAAACAATTGCCTGCTGGCCCGAAGGCTGGTGGAAAGTGGCGTACGTTTTGTCCAGCTGTATCACTGGGGCTGGGACTCACACGGTCAGGATCGGGGTGAAAGCCTGCGTTACAGTTTCGTGGAACGTTGTCAGCAGACGGATCAGGCAACGGCCGCGCTGATCACCGATCTGAAGCAACGAGGATTACTTGAAGACACGCTGGTTGTCTGGGGAGGAGAGTTCGGACGCACGCCCATGGCTGAAGGTCGCAGTAAGGTTTACATCGGCCGTGATCACCATCAACACGCTTTTACGATCTGGCTGGCCGGTGCGGGCGTGAAACCCGGATTTTCCTACGGCCAAACCGATGAACTCGGTTATATGCCCGTTGAGAATCCCGTGCACGTTCATGACCTGCAGGCGACCATTCTCCATCTGATGGGGATTGATCATGAACAACTCACTTACCGCTATCAGGGTCGCGATTTCCGGCTTACCGATGTCCACGGTCAGGTTGTCGATGCTGTCCTGACGTAA
- a CDS encoding DUF1549 and DUF1553 domain-containing protein, whose translation MTTLKTQTLTRNTTHAQLIGNRFTGDTWHGYFLCTLVLSVAVMNSATPGNAAESSEDDHWSYSVPQRPELPPVRDNKWAQNQIDAFVLHRLEQEGLAPSPAADRTTLIRRVTLDLTGLPPTPEEVRAFVVDQSDDAYVTVVDRLLQSVEYAERMTAWWLDLARYADTHGYESDGTRNIWLYRDWVIDAFHRGLSFDRFTIEQLAGDLLPNPTDSEQIATGFHRNTPFCYEAGTDPEQFRVESVIDRVNTTMTVWMGTTMGCAQCHDHKYDPFSQRDYFRLYAFFNNSADSAAERGTISATSPLERSAIAKYRTRLTELRRQYAGDHPELAARQLRWEAKIAAGNRWNIIVPTEIKSLCGADLELLDDHSILASGKNPDHDVYEISFPVPTSDLSGIGIEVLRHEKLPYGGPGRDEDSGNFDLSSIRLDYSAPGRRKMWQRVPLQSAIASYQADGSNITGAIDDDQNTRWCTDQEEAHATFVGDQTEDIPKGSHLRIRMSHDSRLAGHGVGRFRLWTYSDDSTEEPVKDKLAPLPTFAILNIPNNRRTELQRTQLTNYFRTVTPLLASVREEVQTLEEKSAPSSTLIMVENDEPRETRILHRGSFLDPGEQVRAGVPAAWHSWPQNEQYNRLGLARWLMRPENPLVARVTMNRIWALLFGKAIVETSEDLGIQGSPPSHPMLLDYLATEFVSRGWDLQAMQKLIVMSATYRQSSTVTPDRLRSDPDNRLFSRGPVFRLDAEMIRDNALAVSGLLTRQAGGPGVFPYQPPGVFEQIHSYSTQWELSTKGQQYRRALYTWWKRTAPYPSMITFDAPRRNICVERRPRTNTPLQALVTLNDPVFVQCAAALGRRMATEIDGDVRQKAAYGFRLCVARQPSPEEIDQLSQLYRKNVEIYALDPAAARIFSDGNTVNAAPSGVTTAELAAWAIIGNVLLNLDETLTKY comes from the coding sequence ATGACTACTCTGAAAACACAAACGCTGACCCGGAACACGACCCACGCACAGCTTATCGGCAACCGTTTTACCGGCGACACATGGCACGGATACTTCCTGTGCACACTGGTCCTGTCAGTCGCCGTTATGAATAGTGCAACTCCTGGTAACGCCGCCGAATCATCTGAAGATGATCACTGGTCCTATAGCGTGCCTCAGCGGCCGGAACTTCCCCCTGTCCGTGACAACAAGTGGGCACAGAATCAAATCGACGCTTTTGTTCTGCATCGACTTGAACAGGAAGGGCTGGCACCGTCACCTGCTGCCGACAGGACAACTCTGATTCGCCGTGTGACCCTGGACCTGACCGGTTTACCGCCCACACCTGAAGAAGTAAGAGCCTTTGTTGTCGATCAGTCTGACGATGCCTACGTAACGGTCGTTGACCGACTGCTGCAGTCAGTGGAGTACGCCGAAAGAATGACGGCGTGGTGGCTGGATCTGGCGCGTTACGCCGATACACATGGCTATGAAAGTGATGGAACGCGAAACATCTGGCTCTATCGAGACTGGGTCATCGACGCGTTTCATCGAGGTCTTTCGTTTGATCGATTCACGATCGAACAACTTGCCGGTGACCTGCTGCCGAATCCCACCGACAGTGAGCAGATTGCGACCGGTTTCCATCGCAACACACCGTTCTGTTACGAAGCCGGAACTGATCCCGAACAGTTTCGTGTTGAATCGGTCATTGATCGCGTGAACACGACCATGACCGTGTGGATGGGAACCACGATGGGCTGTGCCCAGTGCCATGACCACAAGTACGACCCGTTTAGCCAGCGTGATTACTTCCGGTTGTACGCATTCTTCAACAACTCTGCAGATTCAGCTGCAGAGCGAGGCACCATCAGCGCGACAAGTCCACTGGAACGTTCCGCCATCGCAAAGTACAGAACCCGACTCACAGAATTACGAAGGCAGTACGCAGGTGACCATCCGGAACTTGCCGCCCGACAGCTCCGCTGGGAAGCTAAAATCGCAGCCGGCAACAGGTGGAACATCATTGTACCGACCGAAATCAAATCGCTCTGTGGGGCTGATCTTGAATTGCTTGATGATCATTCAATTCTGGCGAGTGGAAAAAATCCTGATCACGATGTCTATGAAATATCGTTTCCTGTACCGACTTCTGATCTGTCCGGCATCGGCATTGAGGTCCTCAGGCATGAAAAACTTCCATACGGTGGTCCGGGACGGGACGAAGACAGCGGCAATTTTGACCTTAGCAGCATTCGGCTGGATTACTCCGCCCCCGGCCGCCGGAAGATGTGGCAGCGGGTTCCCCTTCAGTCTGCGATCGCCAGCTACCAGGCAGATGGCAGCAACATCACCGGCGCGATTGACGACGATCAGAACACCCGGTGGTGCACCGATCAGGAAGAGGCCCATGCAACCTTTGTTGGCGATCAAACGGAAGACATCCCGAAAGGATCGCATCTGCGGATCCGGATGTCCCATGATTCCCGGTTAGCTGGCCACGGTGTTGGCCGTTTTCGATTGTGGACGTATTCCGACGACAGTACCGAGGAACCGGTCAAAGATAAACTGGCGCCATTGCCAACATTCGCAATCCTGAACATACCAAACAACCGGCGTACGGAACTTCAGCGTACTCAGCTGACGAACTACTTCCGAACAGTCACTCCGCTGCTTGCGTCGGTTCGGGAGGAAGTCCAGACACTGGAAGAAAAATCAGCCCCTTCCTCCACACTGATCATGGTCGAGAACGACGAACCGCGTGAAACCCGTATTTTACATCGCGGAAGCTTTCTGGATCCTGGTGAACAGGTCCGGGCTGGTGTTCCTGCCGCATGGCACTCCTGGCCGCAGAATGAGCAATACAATCGACTGGGACTGGCGCGGTGGCTCATGCGACCGGAAAACCCACTGGTGGCACGCGTAACGATGAACCGTATCTGGGCACTGCTGTTCGGCAAAGCCATCGTGGAAACGAGCGAAGATCTTGGAATTCAGGGTTCTCCTCCGTCCCACCCAATGCTGCTCGATTATCTGGCCACAGAGTTTGTGTCCCGTGGATGGGATCTGCAGGCCATGCAAAAACTAATCGTCATGTCAGCAACGTACCGTCAGTCGTCAACTGTGACTCCCGATCGGCTTCGGAGTGATCCGGACAATCGACTGTTTTCCCGCGGTCCGGTGTTCCGACTGGATGCCGAAATGATACGCGACAACGCACTCGCTGTGAGCGGACTGTTGACCCGGCAGGCAGGCGGTCCCGGTGTGTTTCCTTATCAGCCACCAGGGGTCTTCGAACAGATTCACAGTTACAGCACACAGTGGGAGCTGAGCACAAAGGGCCAGCAGTATCGACGCGCACTGTACACGTGGTGGAAACGTACAGCCCCGTATCCTTCGATGATTACCTTTGACGCCCCACGTCGCAACATCTGTGTGGAACGTCGACCGCGAACCAATACACCGTTACAGGCTTTGGTCACGCTCAATGACCCGGTATTCGTTCAGTGCGCCGCCGCACTCGGACGCCGCATGGCTACAGAGATCGATGGAGATGTCCGTCAAAAGGCAGCCTACGGGTTCCGGCTGTGCGTAGCTCGACAGCCTTCGCCGGAGGAAATTGATCAACTGAGCCAACTTTACCGTAAAAACGTCGAAATCTATGCGCTTGACCCGGCGGCGGCGCGAATCTTTTCCGACGGCAACACTGTCAATGCCGCGCCGTCCGGCGTCACAACAGCCGAACTGGCTGCCTGGGCGATTATTGGAAACGTGCTGCTTAACCTGGATGAAACATTAACAAAGTACTAA
- a CDS encoding DNA-3-methyladenine glycosylase I, producing the protein MKAFADFDFANIAEVSENDVERLLKDDGIVRHRGKFIATFNNARPAIEIVEDCARPGGNHCRREPLPAGTIVAGSPALLPCVHKTSV; encoded by the coding sequence ATGAAGGCGTTCGCTGATTTTGATTTTGCAAACATCGCTGAAGTCAGCGAAAATGATGTTGAACGGCTCTTGAAGGATGACGGCATTGTCCGTCACCGAGGAAAATTTATCGCCACTTTCAACAATGCTCGGCCCGCGATCGAAATCGTCGAAGACTGTGCTCGTCCGGGCGGGAACCACTGCCGGCGGGAACCACTGCCGGCGGGAACCATAGTCGCCGGATCCCCTGCACTGTTGCCGTGCGTGCACAAAACCAGTGTCTGA
- a CDS encoding DUF547 domain-containing protein, with product MPHKLLRKMLTKRLIALVLATTAGMAAFSLIGQKEVYVGTRVRATTPLEQIDHSGWDRLLKAYVNEHGMVNYGRWATNIADRRSLEQYLAHLSTGKRTRTSSADAVLAFWINAYNAVTIHGILREYPTSSIRNHTPSASGYNIWKHLQLFVDGHPYSLNRIEHEILLKMNESRVHFAIVCASVGCPRLLNESYKPNSVQNQLDTSARKFFLHPRNFRYSDGEIQLSSILKWFASDFGSNQSDQLKTIARWLPTQAAQKVAVSGRLRVSYLDYDWHLNEQH from the coding sequence ATGCCACACAAACTCCTCAGAAAAATGCTGACGAAACGCCTGATAGCTCTGGTGTTAGCGACTACTGCAGGAATGGCTGCCTTCAGTCTGATCGGTCAGAAAGAGGTCTACGTAGGAACACGCGTCCGGGCAACTACGCCGCTCGAACAAATCGATCATTCAGGATGGGATCGACTGCTAAAAGCCTACGTGAACGAACACGGAATGGTAAATTACGGCAGGTGGGCCACCAATATCGCCGACCGACGCAGTTTGGAACAGTATCTGGCCCATTTGTCGACGGGCAAAAGAACAAGGACGTCATCCGCGGATGCTGTGCTGGCTTTTTGGATCAACGCCTACAACGCGGTCACCATTCACGGAATCCTTAGGGAATATCCAACCAGCAGCATCCGCAATCACACGCCCAGTGCCTCCGGATACAACATCTGGAAACACCTGCAACTCTTCGTCGATGGTCACCCGTACTCACTGAATCGAATCGAACACGAAATTCTTCTAAAAATGAACGAGTCGCGCGTTCATTTCGCGATTGTCTGCGCTTCAGTCGGGTGTCCACGACTGCTCAACGAATCCTACAAACCCAACTCTGTCCAGAATCAACTGGACACAAGTGCCCGCAAATTTTTTCTTCATCCGCGGAACTTCCGGTACAGCGACGGAGAGATTCAGCTATCGTCCATTTTGAAGTGGTTCGCTTCAGACTTCGGCAGCAATCAGTCAGATCAGCTCAAAACAATCGCTCGCTGGCTGCCGACACAGGCCGCACAAAAAGTCGCCGTATCCGGTCGACTTCGCGTCAGCTATCTGGATTATGACTGGCACCTCAACGAACAGCATTGA
- a CDS encoding universal stress protein: MDVLNRVVAGVAMPESRPWDAANLDSATRAAVRQAFHLASSMGIPLQLVTAVNEPERPFFDSGVDTDQQAVVDQQEANQVLTDLKSDYVKLNVRVSGKVVFGQPWLEIMRAAENSRRTLIVCGTQNSGAVRRLLFGTTGMRLLRHASGPVWLVKPRADNDAVLDVLAATDLSEVGRDVIAAGVTLGRALPVQLTVMHVLDGLEDRQVVRGGASEEEVLNWRKQVRADAEIQLQDQLAETDFRTLSQGVRTQMTEGVADTCILSGIEEFDVDLLVMASSGRGGVPGLLFGNTTERLLPELPCSLLVVKPDDFECSVVLS; the protein is encoded by the coding sequence ATGGACGTCCTGAACAGGGTTGTTGCCGGGGTTGCTATGCCGGAGTCCCGGCCGTGGGATGCGGCCAATCTTGATTCTGCAACCCGGGCCGCCGTTCGGCAGGCGTTTCATCTTGCGTCTTCCATGGGGATTCCTCTGCAGCTTGTTACAGCCGTTAACGAACCGGAACGTCCTTTTTTTGATTCCGGGGTTGATACAGATCAACAGGCCGTTGTGGATCAACAGGAGGCGAATCAGGTACTGACAGATCTGAAGTCTGACTATGTGAAGCTCAATGTGCGAGTCTCAGGTAAAGTTGTATTCGGACAGCCCTGGTTGGAAATCATGCGAGCGGCTGAGAATTCACGACGGACGCTGATCGTTTGCGGTACACAAAATTCAGGCGCTGTCCGTCGGCTTCTGTTTGGCACGACCGGAATGCGGTTGCTGCGGCATGCGTCCGGGCCGGTCTGGCTGGTGAAGCCGCGCGCGGACAACGATGCCGTTCTGGACGTACTGGCGGCGACGGATCTTTCGGAGGTCGGTAGAGATGTGATCGCCGCCGGTGTGACATTGGGTCGCGCATTGCCGGTACAACTGACAGTCATGCACGTCCTCGATGGACTTGAGGACCGTCAGGTGGTGCGCGGCGGTGCATCGGAAGAAGAAGTTTTGAATTGGCGTAAACAGGTCAGGGCTGACGCTGAAATCCAGTTGCAGGATCAGCTGGCGGAGACTGACTTCCGAACACTGTCGCAGGGTGTGCGAACACAGATGACAGAAGGCGTTGCCGATACCTGTATTTTGTCGGGGATCGAGGAATTTGATGTCGACCTGCTGGTCATGGCCAGCTCCGGACGAGGTGGCGTTCCGGGACTCCTTTTCGGCAACACGACGGAACGACTGCTGCCTGAACTTCCGTGTTCTCTGTTGGTGGTGAAGCCGGATGATTTCGAGTGTTCGGTTGTTCTCAGCTGA